ACAAAATACTCTTAGCGAGATCAATTGTTTTCTCAATCAAGTTGATCGAAAGGAGAAAAAATAAACGAAAATCCATCACCTTTTTGTGAAGATGGCTAAAATGCTTAGTTATTTTCAATGATTTTGAAACCGTGGTACGGATGTAAACAAAAAAAGTAAATGGACGGAATTGCAAGTATTAGTCGATACTGGCTGAGGAATACGGTTTGCTCATATCATGCCGGTAGTCAGCATGATGGCCCTGCTGCTTTAAATCTTTGTGCCGATATTTTTTATCAAAAGGTTATCCTAATCGGACCGCCGAAGCGGTTCGACTACAACGTTGTTTTCGCTCTAAGAATGAAGGTGTTCGGTATCAAATTGGAAAAGGCATCTCGTGGAGAGTGGGTCAAGGGCTTTGTTCACGTAGCTAAAGGTGGACAGTTGAATGGATCATCTCCTGGACCAATTTCTTTTGAAAGACGTAAAGGATTATAAATATACCGTCTCTTCTTCCATTGTATTGATACTTTTGGTAAATAGTCAACTGACTTTATGGAGAATCAAGCCTATTGGCCAAACATAATTCTTAAACAAGTTCAAATTCTTTTCCTTCTCTCATACAGGAGGGTGCATTTCGATTCTAAGTAGCTAAAAGATCGGTAATTTTCTTCCGGGACTATCATGCAGGGGAGCTAATATGGAATAAAATCCGTCAGCTGCAATCCTGTGCGAAGCCTGTTAATCAGAGTTAATCGGTTATGTGGCAAACATAATTCGGCGATTTTTTCTCATTCGAAGTTTTGAAATACACGCACAGGAAACAATAAAGACGAATTGCTTTCTTTTATCTAACAAACGGTAAGATGAATTTTGGTGATTTTTTTAGCCACCTCTTCTTCTAATTACAATAACTACTTATCGCCTTGTAGGCCTGCAAGTAACCGAGTTCTCCCGCTTTGCTGAGATCCAGACAGCCTTCGTGCGTTTGTCCCAGGCTGTTTTTAAGAATACCCCGGATGTAATATGCTTCCGAAAAATCAGACCTGAGTTTAATGGCACTGCTCATGTCAAGTACCGCGCCCAGCTGATCGCCTGCCGCTGAACGGATCAGGCCTCTGGCGAAAAATGCAGACGTGTAGGTAGGGGTAAGTTCAATAGCTGCGGTCATATCATTTGCGGCACCGTTTCTATCTCCAATTTTTGATTTGCTGATACCACGGATGTAATAAGCCTCAGCTCTTTCTTCGGACAGTGGATCTATTTTGAGCTGTGGCTGTACCTGATCCCGGAGGTCATCAAGAATAGCTTTGGTGATTTTGCCTGGGTATACTGTTTTTTTCGGATTCCCTATATAAATATTTTTAAATTCTATCGCCTTGTCCAGGTCGGCAATGGCGCCACGCTGGTCGTTGAGTTTGTTCTTTGCAAATCCACGTCCATAGTAGGCTTCATAACTGTCAGGGTTGAGCTGAATGGTTTTGTCAAAGTCAATAATGGCTCCTTCGTAATCTTCAAATTTGTTTTTGGCAAATCCCCTCTTAGTATAGTATAAACTTTCATTAGGACTGAGTTCAAGGGCACGGGTGAAATCTGCGGCAGCTCCCTGATAATCTCCAAGCTCTATTTTGGCTAGTCCGCGGCTGGCATAGGCACCAGTTCTTTTAGGACTAAGTTCAATTACCCGAGTGAAGTCGGCAAGGCTGCCGGAATATTCCTGCAGGTCCTGCTTGCAGTTACCTCTGGCATACAATGCCGAAATATCATCCGGATTAAGTAAAACAGCCTTGTCCAGATCTACCATTGCAAGCCGTAAATTATTAAGCTTCGCATAGCTGACACCGCGGTTATAGTAAGTTTTGGCCTCATCCGGATTCAGCTCAATCGCTTTGGAGTAATCCTGCAGCGCCGAACGAAAATCTTCCTGGATACTCTTGCTTACGCCCCGGCTCTGATAGTACATCGCCTCTCGCGGGTTGATTTCGATGGCACGATCATAATCCAGGATAGCTCCCCGGTGGTCTTTAAGGTTGGCTTTAGCCAGTCCGCGGTTGAAATAACTCGGGGCATGGTCAGGGCTCATGGAAATCACCACAGTATAAGCCTGCATGGCTCCTGCGAAATCACCGGTACGGGCTTTGGTATTTCCTTCTTCAAAATATTCGGCTGCAGAACGCTGTGCAAAAGTAGGATGGGATAGTAACAGGGTAAGCGAAGCAAGTGAGCTCAGTAAAAAAACTTTCATGAATGTAGACCTTTTCCTCAAATCTGATAAGATATAATATTGCCTATAAAAGTATTTAAATTCTCTGTCTGCATCAAATAGGCCCCGCCGTATTTTTGAAATAGACGGATGTATCCTTTTACTTATATTATCCCTATTTTTACGTTGTTGTAAAAGAAGTTGTTAACTAACATGAACGAAATGGAAACCGGGAGAAGATTTCTTGTGATCATACTGATTCTTGTCGCTATGGGAGCGATATATTTTGTATTCGTTAAGGAGCCGGAGTCAGTGAGTGTTAATAGTACGGGTGAAGTTCCGAATCCTGCCTCGCTCTATCTTTCCAATCTGAAGGATCTGGAGGGGAATCCGATTGCGATGGATGAAAATAAGCTCGTGTTTCTGAATATATGGGCCACCTGGTGCGGGCCTTGTAATATGGAAATGCCAGGTATCCAGAAACTATATGATAAATACAAGAATCATAAAAGTGTTGCTTTTTATATTATTTCGGACGAAGACGCTGAAACAGTAAATCCTTTCATTGCCCGGAAGGGATACCAATTGCCATTTTATCAATATGCAGGTACTTACCCAGAGGCGTTGGATGGAAATGCCATTCCTCGTACCTACATTATTCACAAAGGTAAAATTCTGGCAGAGCAAACGGGTGCTTCCCAATGGGATACGCCAGAAGTGGTAAGCTTGATCGAAAAGAATATTTCGGAGATTTAGCAGCTTGATTGGGAGTTTTGGGAAGTTAACAGTAGGCAGTAAGAAGTAAGCAGTAGGCAGTGGGTATAAACAGAAAGAGGAGCTGGATCACCCCAGCTCCTCTTTCTGTTTAAATACTATCAGGAGAAATTACTCAACGATAAAATCGCCTTTCATTAACGCATAATGGCCAGGGAAGCTACAGATAAAGGTATATTTTCCTTTTTTTGGAGCAGTGAATTCAATAGTATCACTTTCTCCGCCACCTACAAGCTTCGTGTGTGCTAAAATGCTTCCCTCTTCTGATTTTGGGATATAGTCCGTTTCACGGGCAGCAGCTGCTTTGGACCCGAAAGCGGCAACGTCCACACCTGGCTTAAGTAATACCCAGTTATGCCCCATTGCTGCTTTTGCAAGCTTGCCTGAATGCGTTAAGGTAAGTTTCACTTTCTGGCCTGCTTTTACTTTGATTTCTTTCAGGTCAAATTGCATGGC
This portion of the Dyadobacter sp. CECT 9275 genome encodes:
- a CDS encoding tetratricopeptide repeat protein yields the protein MKVFLLSSLASLTLLLSHPTFAQRSAAEYFEEGNTKARTGDFAGAMQAYTVVISMSPDHAPSYFNRGLAKANLKDHRGAILDYDRAIEINPREAMYYQSRGVSKSIQEDFRSALQDYSKAIELNPDEAKTYYNRGVSYAKLNNLRLAMVDLDKAVLLNPDDISALYARGNCKQDLQEYSGSLADFTRVIELSPKRTGAYASRGLAKIELGDYQGAAADFTRALELSPNESLYYTKRGFAKNKFEDYEGAIIDFDKTIQLNPDSYEAYYGRGFAKNKLNDQRGAIADLDKAIEFKNIYIGNPKKTVYPGKITKAILDDLRDQVQPQLKIDPLSEERAEAYYIRGISKSKIGDRNGAANDMTAAIELTPTYTSAFFARGLIRSAAGDQLGAVLDMSSAIKLRSDFSEAYYIRGILKNSLGQTHEGCLDLSKAGELGYLQAYKAISSYCN
- a CDS encoding TlpA family protein disulfide reductase encodes the protein MNEMETGRRFLVIILILVAMGAIYFVFVKEPESVSVNSTGEVPNPASLYLSNLKDLEGNPIAMDENKLVFLNIWATWCGPCNMEMPGIQKLYDKYKNHKSVAFYIISDEDAETVNPFIARKGYQLPFYQYAGTYPEALDGNAIPRTYIIHKGKILAEQTGASQWDTPEVVSLIEKNISEI
- the azu gene encoding azurin, giving the protein MKRIKSGMLLLASVVAFGSYSLNPVNAKTLTAAVETRDAKQVKTITIKGSDAMQFDLKEIKVKAGQKVKLTLTHSGKLAKAAMGHNWVLLKPGVDVAAFGSKAAAARETDYIPKSEEGSILAHTKLVGGGESDTIEFTAPKKGKYTFICSFPGHYALMKGDFIVE